From the Thermococcus sp. M36 genome, the window ATGTTTTCCTCAAGAAGGCCGAAGAAGTTGGGAATCTCTATGTAGACACCCGCCGCACCCTCAACCTCTTCCTTGAGCTTCTCAAGGTCGAGCTGGCCGTTTTCGTCCCAGGGGATATCTACTATCTCAAGGCCCGGGCCGGCGGCGTAGGTTTCGAGGACTCTCTTCTTCTCCGGGCTGAGGTGCTTCGGCACCACGAACTTGTTCCTTTTAGTTACGCGGGCGCTCATCAAGGCGGCCTCTGCCATAGCAGTGCCCCAGTCATACATTGACGAGTTCACTATCGGCAGTCCCACAAGTTCCGCTATGAGGCTCTGGTACTCAAAGAGGGCCTGGAGCATGCCCTGGCTTATCTCTGGCTGGTAGGGGGTGTAGGCTGTGAGGAACTCGCTCCTTTCGATAAGGTACTTAACGTGGGCCGGGACGTAGTGGAAGTAGGTTCCAGCACCGAGGAAGCTCGGCATTTCGAGGACTGTCCTGTTCTGACTTAAAACGCCGTTGAGCTCAGTGAACACCTCGTATTCGCTCTTCCCCTCCGGCAGATTGAACTTCTGAACCATCCTCCTCGGGACGTCGGAGAAGAGGTCTTCAATCGAGGTGAATCCGATTTCCTTCAGCATTTCATCCTTATGGGCCGAGTTTGGAAGGTAGTGCCTACCCATGCCTATCACCTTCTGAGCTTTAAGACGCTCGTTGAAAGTTGAAGCCCCGCTAATATATGCTTTGTGCCCTCGAAAGTGTGGGTGATGCGTCCAGAAAATGTTGGAAAGAAAAGAATCAGCCAGTAACGCCAACGTCCTCGAAGAACTTCTCCATCAGGCCAGCGAGCAGTCTGATGTCGTACTGCATGGTCTCATAAACCGCCCACTGGACCTTGCTATACTCCCTGCCGTCGAGGGTTCTGAAACCGCTCGGTGAGTTAACGTCGAAGCTGGCGTGAACCTCTATGTTCCTTATAGCCCAGCCGTCCACGTCGCTGTCGAACCACGCAGTGCTGTCAACGTGGGTGTAGATGTAAACGGTATCACCCGGAACGGTAATGCTTGTGTCAACGAACGGGTTCGGATCCTGGTCATAGCGAGCGATGAGGTTCCAGTTCTTATCGTAGATCTCGATGTAGCCGAGGGTCTTGAAGTAGGCGTTCTGCATGTCGATGTCCTTGAATACCAGGGTTATCGAGCTGGCACCCTTGAACTCAAGCTTGAGGACGCTCCAGTCGCCCTTTCTGAGGGTTCTCGTCCAGAAATAGCTTCCGAGGTGGCCCCACTCGCTCCAGAGGTTGATGTCCCTGCCTGTGGCATATAGCATGTACCTCCAGGAATTATGAGCGGCGAGATCGGCGTACGCCCAGGCGACGCCGTTGGAGAGGCTCATATGCCCGTTCTCGTTGTCCGTGAGGTATATGTCGTAGCCCTGGATAAACCTGGACTTTTCCTGAGGTATCTGCCACCACTTTATGGGGGTTAGGTCGAGCGGGACGCGGTTGTTCAGAATGTCATCCGCAACGGTCGGTGAAACCTCGTTCTCAACGAAGTCGTGGGCGTTCTCAACGTACTTCTCCTGCTCAAGGTCTTCGAAGAGGTGCGGGGTCTGGTGGCCTATGAGCATGGACTGATCCTCGATTATGTGGAGCGCCCTGCCGAGGTAATACATTGCCCCGGCGCGGTCTCCCTGCCTCCAGAGCTGTACCGCCTTCTCATAGAGCCTCTGAGCCATGTCAGCCGCAGATGTGTCCGGATCCCCGAGGAGGGCCACAGTAAACAGCTCGGCGTGATCCATGGGATCAAGAAAGTGGTACTGGCTCTGTATGGTGTACGTCTTGCCCCCGATGTCTATGCTCCCACCGGTCCAGTCCTCGTCGTACGCACCATAGAGGAGCTGGTCCTTGTACTGCATCAGTATGCTTCCAAGAGCCGGGTTGTCCTGATAGACAGCCTCGATCGCCTTGTAGGTCAGCCTCTGGTGGACATTCATCAGATTGTCAAGAGTTGGACCATCAGTCGGCCAGGCCGAGACCAGGCCACCCAGAACCAAAAGAGCAGTTACCAGTGCCACGACCCTCTTCATTCTATCCCCTCCGAAACAAATGGCGGTCTTTTTAGAGCCGAAGAAAGTTAAAACTTTTTCGAGTTACTGAAGTTACAATATGCTCTCTATTTAAGTCGGAAGGTTTCGGCCGCGCCCCGTATCGCAGGGATGGGGGACAAAGCTTAAAGGTCGCAGTACACCACCACGCTGGAGGGGATAGTCATGATAATCGCTTTCGACTTCGATGGAACTCTGGCAGACACGTACTCGTGCATCGAGGAGGCCTTCGTGAAAGCTTTGGAGAGACGCTACCCATGGCTGCCCTTCAAGGGGCTCTGGGCTAAGGTTCTCACGAAGATAGAAAACTACTTCGAGAGGCCGACCTTTGGAAGCCATAAGAAGAAGTCAAAGCCCCCCTTCTTCCTGAGGACAAAGTTTTTTGAAACCTGGTTCGAGGAGAGGGCAAAGCTCACAAAGCCCCTCGACGACTCCCCCGAACTCCTGAAGAGGCTCAAAGAGGAGGGTCACATAGTAATTTCTTTCTCGGCGGAGGACTTCATAGACGGCATGAAGGTTAGAAGGCTTAAGGAGATGGGCATCTACGACCTTTTTGACGACGTTATAGTCTTCGGCAGGGAGCTGACAATAGACGAGGCCTTCAGGCTCGTCCGCGAGAAGTACGGGGACGAGGTATTCGTGTGGGTTGACGATAAGCCCTGGCGCTTTATAGGGCACGGCGACGAGAACACCGAATACGTCTGGTACTACTTCCCCTTCAGCTCGAAA encodes:
- a CDS encoding phospholipase, with the protein product MKRVVALVTALLVLGGLVSAWPTDGPTLDNLMNVHQRLTYKAIEAVYQDNPALGSILMQYKDQLLYGAYDEDWTGGSIDIGGKTYTIQSQYHFLDPMDHAELFTVALLGDPDTSAADMAQRLYEKAVQLWRQGDRAGAMYYLGRALHIIEDQSMLIGHQTPHLFEDLEQEKYVENAHDFVENEVSPTVADDILNNRVPLDLTPIKWWQIPQEKSRFIQGYDIYLTDNENGHMSLSNGVAWAYADLAAHNSWRYMLYATGRDINLWSEWGHLGSYFWTRTLRKGDWSVLKLEFKGASSITLVFKDIDMQNAYFKTLGYIEIYDKNWNLIARYDQDPNPFVDTSITVPGDTVYIYTHVDSTAWFDSDVDGWAIRNIEVHASFDVNSPSGFRTLDGREYSKVQWAVYETMQYDIRLLAGLMEKFFEDVGVTG
- a CDS encoding HAD family hydrolase, giving the protein MIIAFDFDGTLADTYSCIEEAFVKALERRYPWLPFKGLWAKVLTKIENYFERPTFGSHKKKSKPPFFLRTKFFETWFEERAKLTKPLDDSPELLKRLKEEGHIVISFSAEDFIDGMKVRRLKEMGIYDLFDDVIVFGRELTIDEAFRLVREKYGDEVFVWVDDKPWRFIGHGDENTEYVWYYFPFSSKFVENNRERLALIPHLHIIRDLWSLFDVIERIKQERSP